A genome region from Coffea arabica cultivar ET-39 chromosome 7e, Coffea Arabica ET-39 HiFi, whole genome shotgun sequence includes the following:
- the LOC140011061 gene encoding uncharacterized protein, which translates to MQRMAPAATEATAPAPPPPPEVQQPALSQTPQKIQKEKAAMAEKDVEMMRLKLDKALSGSMDRRSGFDLKMDSRTCNNSIWTREEDKAFENALAFYLDDSNLWEKIAAVVPGRTVEEIKMHYEVLVADVNAIELGLVPFPRYADSFKKSRKLVGHVAIDRKGKQCEKVQSESSCRGISLRSDPDCKRATWSEEEHRLFLQGLDKYGRGDWRNISRLCVRSRTPTQVASHAQKYFKRTVVVDKKTRSSIHDVTILDNGKIVTQQVQTTQLVVRASGNSIMDTGLYQSVNNRVSGDYLHGSLIDSQCNMFSHVPSTKDISAGIDLLESLLDSLADTPTPQEPSSQKISEFTSASLCTPVNANQHMPTNGEVVIEDTITPADLEIFNSLFIFQHDMSNSQGPIIGEVIGTAESPQMLNFEALPLSVHHDFGVHAPLTASQPTLDPLLSDGIRGLFPYPGSSMFEMDLSDFATFFCDEPDEVAAPTYPAPLSGQN; encoded by the exons ATGCAGCGAATG GCACCTGCGGCTACGGAGGCTACAGCGCCGGCACCACCACCACCGCCAGAGGTGCAGCAACCTGCGCTGTCTCAGACCCCACAAAAAATCCAGAAGGAAAAGGCTGCCATGGCTGAGAAAGACGTGGAAATGATGAGACTGAAGCTAGACAAAGCTCTCTCCGGCAGCATGGACCGCCGCTCTGGTTTTGATCTC AAAATGGACTCTAGGACATGCAACAATTCTATCTGGACGAGAGAGGAGGATAAAGCATTTGAGAATGCCCTGGCATTCTATTTAGATGATAGCAATCTATGGGAGAAAATTGCGGCTGTAGTACCTGGAAGAACAGTTGAGGAGATCAAAATGCACTATGAAGTCTTAGTTGCAGATGTAAATGCAATTGAGTTAGGCCTTGTACCTTTTCCTCGTTATGCTGATTCTTTCAAGAAGTCAAGAAAGCTGGTTGGGCATGTTGCTATTGACAGAAAGGGAAAACAATGTGAAAAAGTCCAGAGTGAATCCAGTTGTAGAGGAATATCATTACGATCTGATCCAGACTGCAAAAGGGCTACATGGTCGGAAGAGGAGCACAG ATTATTTCTCCAAGGCTTGGACAAATATGGGAGAGGTGATTGGAGAAACATTTCCAGGCTCTGTGTCCGTTCTCGAACTCCTACACAAGTGGCCAGCCATGCACAGAAGTACTTTAAACGAACAGTTGTTGTTGATAAGAAGACAAGGTCGAGTATCCATGATGTAACAATTCTTGACAATGGGAAGATAGTAACTCAACAAGTTCAGACCACTCAACTAGTTGTTAGAGCTTCTGGCAATTCTATCATGGACACTGGGTTATACCAGTCAGTGAATAATAGAGTTAGTGGTGATTATCTGCATGGCTCTCTGATTGATAGCCAGTGCAATATGTTTTCGCATGTGCCGAGCACTAAGGATATTAGTGCGGGAATCGATTTGCTCGAGTCTCTACTTGATTCCCTGGCTGATACTCCAACTCCCCAAGAGCCAAGCAGTCAAAAAATTTCTGAATTTACAAGTGCCAGTTTGTGCACCCCAGTGAATGCAAACCAGCATATGCCAACTAATGGGGAGGTAGTTATTGAAGATACAATTACGCCTGCTGatttagaaatttttaattCCCTATTTATTTTCCAGCATGACATGTCCAATTCGCAAGGACCTATCATCGGTGAAGTTATTGGAACTGCTGAAAGTCCACAAATGCTCAATTTTGAAGCATTGCCATTGTCAGTTCACCATGATTTTGGAGTCCATGCTCCTCTAACTGCTAGCCAGCCAACTCTAGATCCCCTACTTTCAGATGGGATTCGGGGATTATTTCCCTATCCTGGGTCGTCAATGTTTGAAATGGACTTATCAGATTTTGCAACTTTTTTTTGTGATGAACCTGATGAAGTGGCTGCCCCGACTTACCCAGCACCTCTATCAGGCCAGAACTGA